One Thermicanus aegyptius DSM 12793 DNA segment encodes these proteins:
- a CDS encoding CAP-associated domain-containing protein, producing MKKKILIVLVLFLLFSSTSIADGLMKQIRVALPRVTFFFDEMKDLEHLSGTFFNGKTEVPLAFNYEGTTYVPLRYIGEKLGKEVGYDPNTQSIWVGKRPAELSTPSKNIPAQKEGVYGIHIGQSAQEVTAILGNPNRKEFSRLKYEWWIYNRDLERYVQVGVMNGKVVDLYSNAPTWEYQGVKVGSEKSVVEGLQPQNTVTFPYDGATFTIENNSNERRLLVQNGVATILYLDLHNRNRVTAIRQLSLETLVRSQLFTMKYSYYTKAPEISPPTLSAQEQEAVDRGNERIIFDLVNVVRARFGLSTLSWNEKAAEVARGHSVDMWQHHFFAHVSATTGLSPADRIEQAAISYRMTGENIAKGYHDAVEAHEGWMNSEGHRRNILEKEFTTLGVGVKEDLYTQEFVTPR from the coding sequence ATGAAGAAGAAGATCCTCATCGTCTTGGTACTTTTCCTCCTTTTCAGTTCTACCTCCATCGCGGATGGGCTGATGAAACAGATTCGGGTAGCGTTGCCCCGTGTCACCTTTTTCTTTGACGAAATGAAAGATTTGGAGCATTTATCCGGAACTTTCTTTAACGGCAAGACGGAGGTTCCCCTCGCGTTCAACTATGAAGGGACTACCTATGTGCCCCTTCGTTACATCGGAGAAAAACTTGGGAAAGAGGTGGGTTACGATCCCAACACCCAATCTATCTGGGTGGGGAAACGCCCGGCCGAGCTCTCCACGCCTTCGAAGAACATCCCGGCGCAAAAAGAAGGGGTTTATGGCATCCATATCGGACAGAGTGCACAGGAAGTGACGGCGATCCTGGGTAATCCGAATCGAAAGGAATTCAGTCGACTGAAGTATGAATGGTGGATCTATAATCGGGATCTGGAGAGATATGTACAAGTGGGTGTAATGAATGGGAAAGTGGTCGATCTTTATTCCAATGCACCCACGTGGGAGTATCAAGGGGTAAAAGTGGGTTCGGAGAAATCGGTGGTCGAGGGTTTACAACCGCAAAATACGGTTACTTTCCCCTACGATGGGGCTACCTTTACCATCGAAAACAATTCCAATGAGAGACGGCTCTTGGTACAGAACGGAGTGGCCACCATTCTCTATCTCGACCTTCATAATCGGAATCGGGTCACGGCGATTCGTCAGCTTAGCCTGGAAACCTTGGTACGCAGTCAACTCTTCACGATGAAGTACAGTTACTATACAAAAGCCCCGGAAATTTCTCCTCCTACGCTTTCCGCCCAGGAACAGGAAGCGGTGGATCGGGGGAATGAGCGCATCATTTTCGACTTGGTGAATGTGGTCCGAGCTCGCTTCGGACTTTCCACCCTCTCCTGGAATGAGAAAGCCGCCGAGGTGGCGCGCGGTCATAGTGTCGACATGTGGCAACACCATTTCTTTGCTCATGTTTCGGCGACGACGGGACTTTCTCCGGCGGATCGAATCGAGCAGGCCGCCATCTCCTACCGGATGACGGGGGAGAATATCGCCAAAGGATATCATGATGCCGTCGAGGCTCATGAAGGGTGGATGAATAGCGAAGGGCATCGCCGTAATATCTTGGAAAAAGAGTTCACCACGCTGGGAGTGGGGGTAAAAGAAGATCTCTACACGCAGGAATTTGTTACTCCTCGATGA
- a CDS encoding CPBP family intramembrane glutamic endopeptidase, producing the protein MEPQINVNIDPNVNKSKHKRYFVSYFILFYVAWASARLFWVKPGVDTIPASLLEAVVKIAIWVLPVFVFLRTLDRTNPILYLKLNKKPKANLWTGSAIIITAILLYINDHLLGDAEFGIFKGLSYWLNGVLLAGIIEEIVFRGFILQKMSAFMKFYKANLLTSFLFVLIHFPIWIANNQTLESFISNSIVIFLLALIWGYTFKRTGSLWSVIVFHSFFNLLIALGF; encoded by the coding sequence TTGGAACCACAAATCAACGTAAACATTGATCCGAATGTGAACAAATCCAAACATAAGCGGTATTTCGTCTCTTACTTCATTTTGTTTTATGTTGCATGGGCATCGGCCCGATTATTTTGGGTGAAGCCCGGTGTAGATACGATACCAGCTAGTTTGCTCGAAGCAGTCGTCAAGATCGCAATCTGGGTCCTCCCCGTATTCGTTTTTTTGCGTACTTTGGATCGGACAAATCCGATATTGTATTTGAAGCTGAACAAAAAGCCGAAAGCGAACCTATGGACAGGGAGTGCTATCATCATCACGGCAATCCTTTTGTATATCAATGATCATCTTTTAGGGGATGCTGAATTTGGTATATTCAAAGGTTTATCTTATTGGCTGAATGGCGTTTTACTCGCGGGCATCATAGAAGAAATCGTATTTAGAGGATTTATTTTACAAAAGATGTCGGCGTTTATGAAGTTTTACAAAGCAAATCTGTTGACTTCATTCCTGTTTGTTCTCATTCATTTCCCGATCTGGATTGCCAATAATCAGACGCTAGAATCTTTTATCTCAAATTCTATCGTGATTTTTCTTTTGGCTCTGATCTGGGGGTATACATTCAAGCGAACCGGCTCGCTTTGGTCGGTTATTGTGTTCCATTCTTTTTTTAACTTATTGATTGCGCTTGGTTTTTGA
- a CDS encoding sensor histidine kinase encodes MFNKTRRKLVVLNAAVFLLILVVLSTLLYLHMRYRLFHESDEVLKQAEKRIQSVHNLAEWLQSDSPDPQQDEKTTYLFWDAQGRLIGQAPKQSLSSSIANQFRTPNDEPAIRTVIVGHRSYRVLQFPTQNRNWGPIASVGIVRSQEDLDGTLRSLLRDIIAGIIVGLIISIFAGLFLAERALVPIRRSWEKQQRFVADASHELRTPTAVIQAQTELLLRHPAHSIEEESPKIAVILKESKRLGKLLDDLLTLARSDSNQLEIHPSKIALDALLSEITDQFRVLALTREIEITTDVQKPLLLWGDEGRIRQLLVILLDNALKYTPPSGRIEVTGRNQSHSVYIRIADTGCGIAEEDLPHVFERFYRGDKARSRSLGGSGLGLSIARWIVDAHGGVIRIHSKVNVGTEVELLFQRKQRELEENCGSWDRPLLKN; translated from the coding sequence ATGTTCAATAAAACCCGAAGAAAATTGGTCGTACTGAACGCCGCGGTTTTTCTGCTCATTCTCGTTGTGTTAAGCACGTTGTTGTATCTTCATATGCGTTACCGATTATTTCACGAGTCGGATGAGGTATTGAAACAAGCGGAAAAAAGAATTCAATCCGTTCATAACCTGGCGGAATGGCTGCAATCCGACTCCCCGGATCCTCAGCAGGACGAAAAGACGACGTACTTGTTCTGGGATGCGCAAGGCCGACTGATCGGGCAAGCGCCGAAGCAGTCGCTCTCTTCGTCGATAGCGAATCAGTTCCGAACGCCAAATGATGAACCGGCCATTCGGACGGTTATCGTCGGCCATCGCAGTTACCGCGTGCTCCAATTTCCGACTCAGAACCGGAATTGGGGCCCGATTGCCTCTGTCGGGATCGTAAGAAGTCAGGAGGATCTGGACGGAACGCTCCGTTCGTTACTGCGGGACATTATCGCGGGAATTATCGTCGGCCTGATCATTTCGATTTTTGCAGGGTTGTTTTTAGCGGAACGAGCCCTCGTCCCCATCCGCCGTTCCTGGGAAAAACAGCAGCGTTTTGTGGCGGATGCTTCTCATGAGCTGCGGACGCCGACGGCGGTCATCCAGGCTCAAACGGAATTGCTTCTCCGGCATCCCGCGCATTCCATCGAAGAGGAGAGCCCTAAAATTGCCGTTATTTTAAAGGAGAGCAAACGGCTCGGCAAGTTGTTGGACGACTTGTTGACACTAGCCCGATCCGATTCGAATCAACTGGAGATCCATCCATCGAAAATCGCCTTGGATGCCTTGCTGTCCGAGATAACCGACCAGTTTCGGGTGTTGGCGCTCACCCGGGAAATCGAGATCACCACCGATGTTCAGAAGCCTTTGCTTCTCTGGGGGGACGAGGGCAGAATCCGCCAGCTTCTCGTCATTCTGCTGGATAACGCGTTGAAATACACTCCTCCATCGGGGCGGATCGAGGTAACCGGCCGTAATCAATCGCATTCCGTTTACATCCGTATAGCAGATACCGGTTGTGGAATTGCGGAGGAGGATCTTCCGCATGTTTTCGAGCGGTTTTACCGTGGTGACAAAGCACGCTCCCGCAGCCTGGGTGGTTCGGGCCTTGGCTTGTCCATCGCGCGTTGGATCGTCGATGCGCATGGCGGCGTGATCCGCATCCATTCCAAAGTGAATGTGGGAACCGAAGTGGAGCTGTTGTTTCAGAGAAAACAGAGGGAATTGGAAGAGAACTGCGGTTCATGGGACCGACCTCTGCTGAAAAATTAG